One Pontibacillus yanchengensis DNA window includes the following coding sequences:
- a CDS encoding ribonucleoside-diphosphate reductase subunit alpha: MNTMTSVKTKENQSFETWFAELKEDLFGLSRIFPNLEVEEYIETVMNSLHHKGENSKDHVYNELILKGLERMDEQEPDWTYICARIYAKQLYEDVATRRGLSPTDNYPSFKELIYMLEAKGVYSSFILDFYTDEELHTLGQKLVPERDEFFNYIGLRTLADRYLAKGHDGELYELPQERFMIIAMTLMAKEPSSKRMQLIEEAYWAISNLYMTVATPTLSNAGKSYGQLSSCFIDTVDDSLQGIFDSNTDIANLSKSGGGIGVYLGKIRSKGSDIKGYKGVGSGVIPWMKQLNNTAVSVDQLGQRQGAIAVYLDVWHQDIFAFLDAKLNNGDERQRTHDLFTGVSLPDLFMEAVENREDWYLFDPHEVRTVMGFSLEDYYDEEQGSGSFREKYQACVDNPDLSKRAVPAIDIMKRIMISQLETGTPFMFYRDEVNRKNPNSHKGMVYCTNLCTEITQNQSPTTVEEQYTHDGKIITVKNPGDFVVCNLSSINLGKAVPDDVLERLIPIQVRMLDNVIDLNQIPVVQAEITNDHYRGIGLGTFGWHHLLAVQGIRWESEEAVSFADELYENISYLTIEASKELAKEKGAYPYMEGSKWHTGEYFLDRGYTQSSWQSLQQEVQQHGVRNGYMMAVAPNSSTSIIAGSTASIDPVFKKFYSEEKKNYKIPVTAPDLNEQTYWYYKSAYDIDQTWSIHQNAARQRHIDQSVSFNIYVKNSVQAKELLQLHLEAWRNKLKTTYYMRSTSTEDVEDCESCSS; the protein is encoded by the coding sequence ATGAACACAATGACATCAGTTAAAACGAAAGAGAATCAATCATTTGAAACGTGGTTTGCTGAATTAAAAGAGGACTTATTCGGGTTATCGAGAATTTTTCCAAACCTTGAGGTAGAGGAGTATATTGAAACAGTAATGAACTCTTTGCATCACAAGGGCGAGAATTCTAAGGATCATGTGTATAATGAGCTTATTTTGAAAGGACTCGAGCGCATGGACGAGCAAGAGCCTGATTGGACGTATATTTGTGCGCGTATCTATGCCAAGCAATTATATGAGGATGTTGCCACACGACGAGGTCTGTCACCAACAGACAACTACCCGTCATTTAAGGAACTCATTTATATGCTGGAGGCAAAAGGGGTGTATAGCTCATTTATTCTGGATTTTTATACAGATGAGGAACTACATACATTGGGCCAAAAGCTAGTGCCAGAGCGCGATGAGTTTTTTAACTACATCGGACTGCGAACATTAGCTGATCGATATTTAGCAAAAGGACACGATGGTGAATTGTATGAACTTCCACAGGAGCGGTTCATGATTATTGCTATGACACTGATGGCAAAGGAACCTAGCTCCAAACGCATGCAATTAATAGAGGAAGCCTACTGGGCGATTAGTAATCTGTACATGACAGTGGCAACACCTACTTTATCGAACGCTGGGAAAAGCTATGGTCAATTATCAAGCTGTTTTATCGACACAGTAGATGATAGCTTGCAAGGCATCTTTGATAGTAACACCGACATTGCCAATCTATCGAAAAGTGGTGGAGGTATTGGGGTTTATCTCGGGAAGATTCGTTCAAAAGGCAGTGATATTAAAGGATATAAAGGTGTCGGTTCCGGTGTTATTCCATGGATGAAGCAACTCAACAATACTGCTGTGAGTGTCGATCAGCTTGGTCAACGCCAGGGTGCGATTGCTGTTTACTTGGATGTGTGGCATCAGGATATCTTTGCCTTTTTAGACGCAAAACTAAATAATGGCGATGAGCGCCAACGTACGCATGACCTTTTTACAGGTGTTAGTCTACCAGATTTATTTATGGAAGCAGTAGAGAACCGCGAAGATTGGTATCTATTTGATCCTCATGAAGTTCGTACCGTAATGGGTTTTAGTTTAGAGGATTATTATGATGAAGAACAAGGTTCAGGTAGTTTTCGAGAAAAGTATCAGGCTTGTGTAGATAATCCAGACCTCTCGAAGCGTGCCGTTCCGGCTATCGATATCATGAAACGGATTATGATTAGTCAACTCGAGACAGGCACCCCATTCATGTTCTATAGAGATGAAGTCAATCGTAAAAATCCAAATTCACATAAAGGCATGGTATATTGTACCAATTTGTGCACAGAGATTACGCAGAATCAAAGCCCAACGACGGTGGAGGAACAATATACCCATGATGGCAAAATCATTACTGTGAAAAATCCTGGAGACTTTGTTGTTTGTAATCTATCGAGTATTAATCTAGGGAAGGCCGTACCAGATGATGTCCTTGAACGCCTTATCCCTATCCAAGTTCGTATGCTTGATAATGTGATCGACTTAAATCAAATCCCAGTTGTGCAAGCAGAAATCACGAATGACCACTATCGGGGCATTGGACTAGGTACATTTGGATGGCATCATTTATTAGCTGTACAAGGAATTCGTTGGGAATCGGAGGAGGCTGTTAGCTTTGCAGATGAACTATATGAGAACATCTCGTATCTCACGATTGAAGCTAGTAAAGAGTTAGCAAAAGAAAAAGGAGCTTATCCGTATATGGAAGGCTCTAAGTGGCACACAGGCGAATACTTTTTAGATAGAGGCTATACTCAATCCTCTTGGCAATCGTTACAGCAAGAGGTGCAGCAGCATGGTGTGCGAAATGGTTACATGATGGCCGTAGCACCGAACTCATCGACGTCTATTATTGCAGGGAGTACGGCTAGTATCGACCCTGTTTTCAAGAAATTTTACTCTGAAGAAAAGAAAAATTATAAAATCCCTGTAACAGCACCAGATTTAAATGAACAAACCTATTGGTATTACAAATCTGCTTACGACATTGATCAAACATGGAGTATTCATCAAAATGCTGCACGCCAACGCCATATAGACCAATCTGTTTCCTTTAATATCTATGTGAAAAATTCAGTGCAGGCAAAAGAGTTACTGCAACTTCATCTTGAAGCGTGGCGAAACAAACTGAAAACGACCTATTACATGCGCTCGACTTCAACAGAGGACGTGGAAGATTGTGAGAGTTGTTCATCTTAA
- a CDS encoding GNAT family N-acetyltransferase: MLIGKNVELRPVTKPDLQNVYRWNNDEEITRLGSGSEFAYQINNPLEAIEAHYEQNLTQLNLLSHGYVFSVYEKESSQHIGKCDFRDINFITRSATIGLVIGEKDYWGKGYGMDIIMTLAKHLFYDLNMERIQLDTWSGNHQALRVYEKCGFKLEGRLRSNEFINGEYYDTIMMGLLRSEFQPDLY; this comes from the coding sequence ATGCTAATCGGAAAAAATGTCGAACTACGTCCAGTCACAAAGCCGGATCTTCAAAATGTGTATCGTTGGAATAACGATGAAGAGATCACAAGGTTAGGTTCTGGATCTGAATTTGCATATCAAATTAACAATCCACTAGAAGCAATCGAAGCACACTATGAACAAAATCTCACACAACTTAATCTTTTATCTCATGGTTATGTATTTTCGGTATATGAGAAAGAATCCTCTCAGCATATCGGCAAGTGCGACTTCCGAGATATTAACTTCATCACACGTTCTGCCACCATCGGCCTAGTTATTGGGGAAAAGGATTACTGGGGGAAAGGCTATGGTATGGATATCATTATGACACTCGCCAAGCACCTTTTCTACGATTTGAACATGGAACGAATTCAGCTTGACACTTGGAGCGGCAACCACCAAGCTCTCCGAGTCTATGAAAAATGTGGTTTTAAATTAGAAGGCAGACTGAGAAGTAATGAATTCATAAATGGAGAATACTACGATACAATTATGATGGGCCTTTTAAGAAGTGAATTCCAGCCGGATTTATACTAA
- a CDS encoding TIGR04104 family putative zinc finger protein: MGDFSCIKCKNCNAQFSWGGIYLSLLFAYSPIECKECSTTHKITFTSRFITVFFTALPIFIFIEFLSPFNNTAVTLFTGFIICIIGFLVLPSLVTYRESA; the protein is encoded by the coding sequence TTGGGCGATTTTTCTTGCATAAAATGTAAGAATTGTAATGCGCAATTTAGCTGGGGTGGTATATATCTATCATTATTGTTTGCCTACAGTCCTATTGAGTGTAAAGAATGCAGTACGACACATAAGATAACATTTACTAGTAGGTTTATTACTGTCTTTTTTACCGCTCTTCCTATATTTATCTTCATTGAATTCCTTTCCCCTTTTAATAACACTGCAGTAACACTTTTCACAGGTTTCATCATATGTATAATTGGTTTTTTAGTTCTCCCTTCACTTGTTACTTATAGAGAGTCTGCTTAA